In the Cryptococcus neoformans var. neoformans JEC21 chromosome 1, complete sequence genome, one interval contains:
- a CDS encoding expressed protein yields MYSLPTQSLSHINSPSHPSSPQPAAFPSSPSLLRDVGDEQMIWEPIEPIVPDTSQMHYLALDTNILINYLNTVRTLHTLLSASVDRLRLLILIPIKVIQEIDGLKHSQKLPYPDSPVDIGRLARLANTWLLETNRIKREGGLSAVRCQSLKERYDRSMIGGKGDDDILDCCMYFDQHGAKVVLWTNDKNLSLKAEANNIQTLGGHPSSLSALLKVSGADLPSDLWDQAAALDGDAQKSAESPETHKDNSDIHMNDADHLVESCHDFDSLSSPIFDQSNSGKPKYFADLPPIFSHGSREINQVHTPPQADTVQRRYPLLSNPGQDDDIEIDEEPLSHCSAFSSRTTHSAASTSHASSIHAELSSHRRFARHPSSLMLSSLRISLLSPTLALISHPSYAPHVSSSPPPSTLPSVSILSTLLSSLTSLDSYLSSQSYPIEHPLRLSLMRGTIAVKTIQKYIEYHENPQANGGTRRIKTNDMLVAVNNLRDTLKDLDVEMGMDVLDDFKGYD; encoded by the exons ATGTACTCCCTTCCCACCCAGTCTCTATCACATATTaattctccttctcatccatcttctcctcagcctGCAGCCTTCCCgtcatccccttctttaCTGCGAGACGTCGGCGATGAGCAAATGATATGGGAACCCATAGAACCCATAGTGCCT GATACCAGTCAGATGCATTATCTGGCTTTGGATACCAACATATTGATCAACTATTTGAACACTGTTCGGACTCTACATACCTTACTGTCGGCTTCTGTTGATCGATTAAGGCTATTGATACTTATTCCTATAAAAGTCATTCAAG AGATTGATGGTCTCAAGCATTCACAAAAACTACCGTACCCTGACTCACCCGTTGATATAGGCCGTCTTGCTAGACTTGCCAACACTTGGCTATTGGAGACGAATAGAATaaagagagaaggtggATTGTCTGCGGTAAGATGTCAAAgcttgaaagagagataCGACCGTTCGATGATT GGCGGGAAAGGTGACGACGATATTCTGGACTGCTGTATGTATTTCGATCAACATGGAGCTAAGGTCGTGTTGTGGACAAATGACAAAAATCTTAGCCTGAAG GCTGAGGCCAATAACATCCAAACTTTGGGTGgtcatccatcatctctcagTGCTCTCCTAAAAGTTTCTGGGGCAGACCTCCCCAGCGACTTATGGGATCAGGCTGCTGCACTAGATGGTGACGCTCAAAAATCGGCTGAATCGCCAGAGACACATAAAGACAATTCCGACATACATATGAATGATGCCGATCACTTA GTCGAATCTTGCCATGATTTTGATAGTCTCTCATCGCCAATCTTTGACCAGTCAAACAGTGGCAAACCGAAATACTTTGCCGATCTCCCACCAATATTCTCTCATGGTTCTCGTGAGATCAACCAAGTGCATACTCCGCCCCAAGCCGACACTGTTCAAAGACGctaccctcttctttccaacCCTGGACAGGATGACGATATTGAAATTGATGAAGAGCCATTATCTCACTGCTCTGCCTTTTCATCTCGGACAACTCACTCAGCTGCTTCAACCAGCCACGCATCTTCGATACACGCTGAACTCTCGTCGCACAGACGGTTTGCCCGTCACCCATCAAGTCTGATGCTGTCATCTCTTCGCATATCGCTTCTGTCTCCAACACTTGCCCTCATATCTCACCCCTCTTACGCGCCACAtgtttcatcttctcccccgCCATCAACCCTACCGTCAGTCTCTATCCTATCAACTCTACTTTCTTCCTTAACGTCCCTTGATTCATACCTCTCATCACAATCATATCCCATTGAGCATCCCTTGCGATTGAGCTTAATGCGAGGGACAATTGCTGTCAAAACAATTCAAAAGTACATCGAGTACCATGAAAACCCCCAAGCAAACGGCGGAACTAGGAGAATCAAGACAAATGATATGCTCGTGGCCGTGAATAATTTGAGAGATACATTGAAGGACCTGGAtgtggagatggggatggacGTGCTCGACGATTTCAAGGGATATGACTGA
- a CDS encoding acetolactate synthase, putative — translation MLTRQSRLLRRIPPPNAVLQSGLQRRHRSTDRYSNNIHTSSTQNAPAPVYDAPIREKGMTIEAKERVRAHARKIQSSASTAAASPAVRPQPAQHFQAAPQPMPANTPRFESDGQVKNGLDYSFIGLSGGQIFQEMMLRHDVKQVFGYPGGAILPVFDAIYNSPHFDFVLPRHEQGAGHMAEGYARVSGKPGVVLVTSGPGATNVITPMQDALSDGVPMVVFCGQVATNLIGSDAFQEADVVGISRSCTKWNVMVKDIAELPRRINEAFKIATTGRPGPVLVDLPKDVTAAILRTPIPAKSAQPGHSPYLPSNPLNPSSQPSDPLPGDADLITEAAQMINKAKRPIIFAGNGVLSSPEGPKLLKELSDKGRIPVTTTLQGLGAFDERDEKSLHMIGMHGSAYANFAMQEADVLIALGVRFDDRVTGKVDTFAPAAKAAAAEGRGGIIHFEIQPKNINKIVEAQIPVLGDVVASLAELVPQIEAVDRSAWIGRCKATKERYPFTYTPSQEGQKLKPQEVVQELDRQAEALGKEKFIISTGVGQHQMWACQYYRWTEPRSWVSSGGLGTMGFGLPSAIGAKVAAPEKYVIDIDGDASFSMTAMELATASQYDIGVKVLLFNNEFQGMVEQWQDLFYENRYSHTRMTNPDFVKLSESMGTKGLRCTKLEDLPRMMKEFLEYDGKRPIVLECLVSSEHVYPMIPAGKALHEQLLHPLLRNGSE, via the exons ATGCTTACACGCcaatctcgtcttctcaGACGCATCCCTCCCCCGAACGCAGTCCTTCAGTCGGGCCTCCAAAGAAGACACAGGTCCACTGACCGTTATTCCAACAACATCCACACGTCTTCCACTCAAAACGCCCCAGCTCCCGTGTACGATGCTCCCATCCGCGAGAAAGGTATGACTATCGAGGCCAAGGAGCGTGTCCGGGCCCATGCCAGGAAAATTCAAAGCAGCGCTtctactgctgctgcaagTCCTGCTGTCAGACCTCAACCTGCCCAACACTTTCAGGCAGCGCCTCAGCCCATGCCTGCTAATACGCCTCGTTTTGAAAGCGACGGCCAGGTAAAGAACGGGTTGGACTACTC ATTTATCGGTCTCTCCGGTGGCCAAATCTTCCAAGAGATGATGCTTCGTCACGACGTAAAGCAGGTCTTTGGTTATCCCGGCGGCGCCATTCTTCCTGTCTTTGACGCCATCTATAACTCCCCTCACTTCGATTTCGTTCTTCCAAGACACGAGCAGGGTGCTGGCCACATGGCGGAAGGCTACGCTCGCGTTTCTGGCAAACCAGGTGTTGTCCTTGTCACTTCTGGTCCTGGCGCTACCAATGTCATTACCCCGATGCAAGATGCCTTGAGTGACGGTGTGCCTATGGTTGTCTTCTGTGGTCAGGTCGCCACGAACCTGATTGGTTCCGATGCTTTCCAAGAAGCCGATGTCGTCGGTATTTCTAGAAGTTGCACAAAGTGGAACGTTATGGTCAAAGACATCGCTGAGCTCCCGAGAAGAATCAACGAAGCTTTCAAGATTGCTACCACCGGCCGTCCTGGCCCCGTTTTGgttgatcttcccaaggaTGTGACCGCTGCTATCCTCCGGACACCAATCCCCGCTAAATCTGCTCAACCTGGTCACTCTCCTtaccttccttccaatcCTCTCAACCCGTCATCTCAACCGTCCGACCCCCTTCCAGGCGATGCCGATTTGATTACAGAGGCTGCGCAGATGATCAACAAGGCTAAGAGACCCATTATCTTCGCCGGTAACGGTGTCCTTTCGTCCCCTGAAGGCCCTAAACTTCTCAAGGAGCTCTCTGACAAGGGGAGGATTCCTGTGACCACCACTCTTCAGGGTCTGGGAGCCTTCGACGAGAGAGACGAGAAGAGTTTACACATGATCGGTATGCATGGGTCTGCATACGCCAACTTTGCGATGCAAGAGGCGGACGTGCTGATTGCCTTGGGagtgagatttgatgatCGTGTGACAGGGAAGGTTGATA CCTTCGCTCCCGCTGCcaaagctgctgctgctgagggCCGAGGTGGTATCATTCACTTCGAAATCCAACCCAAAAACATCAATAAGATTGTTGAGGCCCAGATTCCTGTGCTCGGCGATGTCGTTGCCTCTCTTGCAGAGCTTGTCCCTCAAATTGAAGCCGTCGACCGATCTGCCTGGATTGGCCGATGCAAGGCTACTAAGGAAAGGTACCCCTTCACATACACTCCTAGCCAGGAGGGCCAGAAGTTGAAGCCCCAAGAGGTTGTTCAGGAGCTTGACCGACAGGCTGAAGCTCTCGGCA aggagaagttTATCATCTCGACTGGTGTTGGTCAACATCAAATGTGGGCCTGTCAGTACTACCGATGGACTGAGCCTCGTTCGTGGGTCTCTTCTGGTGGTCTTGGTACTATGGGCTTTGGTCTTCCCTCAGCTATCGGCGCCAAGGTTGCCGCTCCTGAAAAGTATGTGATAGACATCGACGGTGATGCAAGCTTTTCCATGACTGCCATGGAGCTAGCCACTGCAAGCCAGTACGACATCGGTGTCAAGGTATTGTTGTTCAACAATGAATTCCAAGGGATGGTTGAGCAATGGCAAG ACCTTTTCTACGAAAACCGATACTCCCATACCCGAATGACCAACCCCGACTTCGTTAAGCTCTCAGAGTCTATGGGAACCAAAGGACTCAGGTGCACGAAGCTCGAAGATCTGCCTCGAATGATGAAGGAGTTCCTGGAGTACGATGGCAAGAGGCCTATCGTACTTGAATGTCTCGTTTCTAGCGAACACGTATATCCTATGATTCCTGCAGGCAAAGCCTTACATGAGCAGCTT ctccaccctcttcttcgaaaCGGCTCTGAGTAA